The following coding sequences lie in one Cloeon dipterum chromosome 1, ieCloDipt1.1, whole genome shotgun sequence genomic window:
- the Ret gene encoding proto-oncogene tyrosine-protein kinase receptor Ret isoform X1, with translation MSILRLSLICLTLILAFQTGYGEPAEEASSESQPTVKAKLAGRSNRSKERLKESVYPPDNLIVSRNSSLYLRLTEPRIGFKPVKGWMFRVAGGVQGLEVTPNWGIVYVGNPKELQSHEPHADLLKIEIYNGANKSESFSHQLAVELVDDKSDCGYLEENDTHCSRYASEGKCKRSCGVASNAFCLWRAPLSNNPSRLSHDYATCTPNTSHCPNMKCDELEEKDYRICPQDCTTHVFGSGLPNGEKGISAASGVCICNELFKCTCSNEKSSADPLRSPNKNGGSKRDSQDPNSSSRCDSTCMVFLSGCVALLLVVLLATTVYIKRLIHFARIILSRREALLEPKETSLFEWGAAQASEAAAAGSSRDDQETKLYCVPNLKYLPLDPKWEFPRERLNIEKVLGEGEFGQVLQASAIDLPGVPGRTTVAVKALKAGAGNTELNDLLTEYELLKEVSHPNIIRLLGACTCSDGQIFIIIEYADKGSLRGYLRGCRRGGRQALERERLSLKTLISYAWQISKGMEYLSEMKMVHRDLAARNILLTSKGVCKVSDFGLSRDVYEDDTYLKQSRGKVPVKWMALESLSDQVYTSKSDVWSYGVLIWELLTLGLAPYPGIAIQNLYDLLLSGYRMENPVPNSQCKLYHLMQACWATYPTDRPSFMQITSILNRILQEGSDYLDITSDIVMNQEYMHVHTPSLDIEC, from the exons GTTATGGCGAGCCGGCGGAGGAAGCGTCGTCGGAATCGCAGCCCACCGTCAAAGCGAAATTGGCCGGCCGCAGCAACAGATCAAAGGAGCGGCTCAAGGAATCGGTCTATCCGCCCGATAACTTGATCGTCTCGAGGAACTCGTCGCTTTATCTGCGGCTGACGGAGCCGCGGATCGGCTTCAAACCGGTCAAAGGGTGGATGTTCCGGGTGGCCGGCGGTGTGCAGGGCTTGGAGGTCACCCCGAACTGGGGTATCGTGTACGTGGGCAACCCAAAAGAGCTGCAGTCCCACGAGCCGCACGCGGACCTGctgaaaattgagatttacAACGGGGCCAACAAGTCGGAGAGCTTCTCGCACCAGCTGGCCGTCGAGCTGGTCGACGACAAGAGCGATTGCGGCTACCTGGAGGAAAACGATACTCATTGCTCTAGGTACGCATCCGAGGGCAAATGCAAACGAAGCTGCGGCGTGGCGTCCAACGCGTTTTGCTTGTGGCGCGCCCCATTGTCGAACAACCCATCGAGGCTGTCGCACGACTACGCCACTTGCACCCCCAACACCTCACACTGTCCAAACATGAAGTGCGACGAACTGGAAGAAAAGGATTACCGCATTTGTCCCCAGGACTGCacaa CACACGTTTTCGGCTCAGGCCTGCCAAATGGCGAGAAGGGCATCAGCGCTGCATCAGGAGTCTGCATCTGCAAcgaattattcaaatgcacTTGCTCTAATGAGAAAAGTTCTGCCGATCCGCTGCGCAGCCCGAACAAGAACGGCGGTTCGAAGCGCGATTCCCAAGACCCGAATT CGAGTAGCAGGTGTGACAGTACTTGCATGGTTTTCTTAAGTGGTTGCGTAGCTCTCCTTCTCGTTGTCCTGCTTGCAACCACCGTTTACATTAAAAG ACTCATCCACTTCGCGCGGATTATTCTCTCGAGGAGAGAAGCTTTGCTGGAGCCGAAGGAAACTTCTCTGTTCGAATGGGGCGCCGCTCAAGCGTCGGAAGCCGCGGCGGCCGGATCCTCTCGCGACGATCAGGAAACAAAACTGTACTGCGTGCCCAATTTGAAGTACCTGCCG CTCGACCCCAAGTGGGAGTTCCCGAGGGAGAGGCTCAACATTGAAAAGGTACTCGGTGAGGGTGAATTCGGCCAAGTTCTGCAAGCGTctgctatcgacctgccaggTGTTCCAG GTCGAACGACGGTAGCTGTGAAGGCACTGAAGGCCGGCGCCGGCAACACAGAACTCAACGACCTGCTCACCGAGTACGAACTCCTGAAAGAAGTGTCGCACCCAAACATCATCCGTCTGCTGGGCGCGTGCACCTGCTCCGACGGCCAGATTTTCATCATCATTGAGTACGCAGACAAAGGGTCGCTCAG GGGTTACTTGAGAGGCTGCAGGAGAGGCGGCAGGCAGGCATTGGAGAGGGAACGACTCAGTTTGAAAACTCTGATCTCATACGCATGGCAAATCAGCAAAGGCATGGAATATCTCAGCGAAATGAAA ATGGTGCACAGGGATTTGGCAGCCAGAAATATCCTGCTCACTTCTAAAGGTGTTTGTAAAGTGTCCGACTTTGGTCTCTCGAGGGATGTATATGAAGATGATACTTACCTGAAACAGAGCAGAGGCAAAG ttccAGTAAAATGGATGGCCTTGGAATCGCTCTCCGACCAAGTGTACACAAGCAAGTCAGACGTTTGGAGCTATGGCGTTCTAATTTGGGAGTTGCTAACCCTTGGACTAGCCCCATACCCAGGCATTGCGATTCAAAACCTTTATGATTTGCTGTTGTCAGGGTACAGAATGGAGAACCCAGTGCCAAATTCTCAGTGCAAATT GTATCACTTGATGCAAGCTTGTTGGGCCACGTATCCGACCGATCGGCCAAGTTTTATGCAAATAACGTCAATCTTAAATCGGATATTGCAAGAGGGTTCAGACTATTTGGACATCACTTCTGACATTGTGATGAACCAGGAATATATGCACGTCCACACACCTAGTCTTGATATTGAATGTTAA
- the Ret gene encoding proto-oncogene tyrosine-protein kinase receptor Ret isoform X2: MSILRLSLICLTLILAFQTGYGEPAEEASSESQPTVKAKLAGRSNRSKERLKESVYPPDNLIVSRNSSLYLRLTEPRIGFKPVKGWMFRVAGGVQGLEVTPNWGIVYVGNPKELQSHEPHADLLKIEIYNGANKSESFSHQLAVELVDDKSDCGYLEENDTHCSRYASEGKCKRSCGVASNAFCLWRAPLSNNPSRLSHDYATCTPNTSHCPNMKCDELEEKDYRICPQDCTTHVFGSGLPNGEKGISAASGVCICNELFKCTCSNEKSSADPLRSPNKNGGSKRDSQDPNCRTTVAVKALKAGAGNTELNDLLTEYELLKEVSHPNIIRLLGACTCSDGQIFIIIEYADKGSLRGYLRGCRRGGRQALERERLSLKTLISYAWQISKGMEYLSEMKMVHRDLAARNILLTSKGVCKVSDFGLSRDVYEDDTYLKQSRGKVPVKWMALESLSDQVYTSKSDVWSYGVLIWELLTLGLAPYPGIAIQNLYDLLLSGYRMENPVPNSQCKLYHLMQACWATYPTDRPSFMQITSILNRILQEGSDYLDITSDIVMNQEYMHVHTPSLDIEC, from the exons GTTATGGCGAGCCGGCGGAGGAAGCGTCGTCGGAATCGCAGCCCACCGTCAAAGCGAAATTGGCCGGCCGCAGCAACAGATCAAAGGAGCGGCTCAAGGAATCGGTCTATCCGCCCGATAACTTGATCGTCTCGAGGAACTCGTCGCTTTATCTGCGGCTGACGGAGCCGCGGATCGGCTTCAAACCGGTCAAAGGGTGGATGTTCCGGGTGGCCGGCGGTGTGCAGGGCTTGGAGGTCACCCCGAACTGGGGTATCGTGTACGTGGGCAACCCAAAAGAGCTGCAGTCCCACGAGCCGCACGCGGACCTGctgaaaattgagatttacAACGGGGCCAACAAGTCGGAGAGCTTCTCGCACCAGCTGGCCGTCGAGCTGGTCGACGACAAGAGCGATTGCGGCTACCTGGAGGAAAACGATACTCATTGCTCTAGGTACGCATCCGAGGGCAAATGCAAACGAAGCTGCGGCGTGGCGTCCAACGCGTTTTGCTTGTGGCGCGCCCCATTGTCGAACAACCCATCGAGGCTGTCGCACGACTACGCCACTTGCACCCCCAACACCTCACACTGTCCAAACATGAAGTGCGACGAACTGGAAGAAAAGGATTACCGCATTTGTCCCCAGGACTGCacaa CACACGTTTTCGGCTCAGGCCTGCCAAATGGCGAGAAGGGCATCAGCGCTGCATCAGGAGTCTGCATCTGCAAcgaattattcaaatgcacTTGCTCTAATGAGAAAAGTTCTGCCGATCCGCTGCGCAGCCCGAACAAGAACGGCGGTTCGAAGCGCGATTCCCAAGACCCGAATT GTCGAACGACGGTAGCTGTGAAGGCACTGAAGGCCGGCGCCGGCAACACAGAACTCAACGACCTGCTCACCGAGTACGAACTCCTGAAAGAAGTGTCGCACCCAAACATCATCCGTCTGCTGGGCGCGTGCACCTGCTCCGACGGCCAGATTTTCATCATCATTGAGTACGCAGACAAAGGGTCGCTCAG GGGTTACTTGAGAGGCTGCAGGAGAGGCGGCAGGCAGGCATTGGAGAGGGAACGACTCAGTTTGAAAACTCTGATCTCATACGCATGGCAAATCAGCAAAGGCATGGAATATCTCAGCGAAATGAAA ATGGTGCACAGGGATTTGGCAGCCAGAAATATCCTGCTCACTTCTAAAGGTGTTTGTAAAGTGTCCGACTTTGGTCTCTCGAGGGATGTATATGAAGATGATACTTACCTGAAACAGAGCAGAGGCAAAG ttccAGTAAAATGGATGGCCTTGGAATCGCTCTCCGACCAAGTGTACACAAGCAAGTCAGACGTTTGGAGCTATGGCGTTCTAATTTGGGAGTTGCTAACCCTTGGACTAGCCCCATACCCAGGCATTGCGATTCAAAACCTTTATGATTTGCTGTTGTCAGGGTACAGAATGGAGAACCCAGTGCCAAATTCTCAGTGCAAATT GTATCACTTGATGCAAGCTTGTTGGGCCACGTATCCGACCGATCGGCCAAGTTTTATGCAAATAACGTCAATCTTAAATCGGATATTGCAAGAGGGTTCAGACTATTTGGACATCACTTCTGACATTGTGATGAACCAGGAATATATGCACGTCCACACACCTAGTCTTGATATTGAATGTTAA